One Tepidimicrobium xylanilyticum genomic window carries:
- a CDS encoding amino acid ABC transporter permease, with protein sequence MDVVKLFIEYRDYYVIGIKITLLLSFLSLIIGTTLGSILCLLKLSKVKILKLFSSIYIEAFRGTPMMVQIALVYFGSYVILGVNINAFLAALIAVSLNSAAYVAEIIRSGIQSVDKGQREASRSLGLTSGQTMRYIILPQAIKNILPALGNEFVTLIKETSVASTIGVADLMYTSKIVQSTSFQPFNPLIIVAVTYFMFTFTLSRLIGVLERRLAHND encoded by the coding sequence TTGGACGTAGTAAAATTATTTATAGAATATAGAGATTACTATGTAATAGGAATTAAAATAACACTATTGTTATCCTTTTTATCCCTTATCATAGGTACAACTTTAGGCTCTATTCTTTGCCTTTTAAAATTATCCAAAGTAAAAATATTAAAACTCTTCTCAAGTATCTATATAGAAGCTTTTAGAGGTACACCTATGATGGTACAGATCGCTTTAGTTTACTTTGGAAGTTATGTTATTTTAGGGGTAAATATAAATGCCTTTTTAGCGGCTTTGATAGCAGTATCCTTAAATAGTGCTGCTTATGTAGCGGAAATAATCCGTTCAGGGATCCAATCGGTGGACAAGGGTCAAAGGGAAGCAAGTAGAAGTTTAGGATTAACTAGTGGACAAACTATGAGGTATATAATATTACCGCAAGCCATTAAGAACATATTGCCTGCGTTGGGAAATGAATTTGTTACATTAATTAAGGAAACATCGGTAGCTTCAACAATAGGCGTTGCAGATTTAATGTATACATCAAAAATAGTACAAAGTACGAGCTTTCAGCCTTTCAATCCGTTGATAATCGTTGCAGTAACGTATTTTATGTTTACCTTTACATTATCTCGACTAATAGGTGTACTGGAAAGGAGGTTAGCTCACAATGATTAA
- a CDS encoding PRD domain-containing protein encodes MNIEAIKHAIKMSKKVYDFWIPDSSYISLLIHIAIGIDMLLNNQEIELPIEELKLLQTYKEYVLAKEIAINPEKYITSQFQKLR; translated from the coding sequence ATGAATATTGAAGCTATAAAACATGCTATAAAAATGAGTAAGAAAGTATATGATTTTTGGATACCAGATAGTTCCTATATTTCATTGCTAATACATATTGCTATTGGCATAGATATGCTATTAAATAATCAAGAAATAGAATTACCTATAGAGGAATTAAAACTGCTTCAAACATATAAAGAGTATGTGTTAGCGAAAGAAATAGCAATAAATCCTGAAAAATATATAACGTCTCAATTTCAGAAGCTGAGGTAG
- a CDS encoding PTS sugar transporter subunit IIA encodes MNIEKLLTPERISFNLVGRSKEEAIDELIQILYQDGVINSKEDFKLAVMKREKEFSTGIGYGIGIPHGKSNAVLEPSIALGISKEGIEFDSMDGKPVNLVFLIAVPFKSDDVHLKVLSYISRKLMHSQVREKLIKAQNYNDIVQAFK; translated from the coding sequence ATGAATATTGAGAAATTGTTAACACCAGAGAGAATTTCATTTAACTTGGTAGGAAGAAGTAAAGAAGAGGCTATAGATGAATTGATCCAGATATTATATCAAGATGGTGTAATTAATAGCAAAGAGGATTTCAAACTGGCAGTTATGAAACGAGAAAAAGAGTTTTCTACTGGTATAGGTTATGGTATAGGTATACCTCATGGGAAGAGTAATGCTGTGTTAGAACCATCTATTGCTCTTGGAATAAGCAAAGAAGGTATAGAATTTGATTCTATGGATGGCAAACCAGTTAATTTAGTATTTCTAATAGCTGTCCCATTTAAATCCGATGATGTTCATTTAAAAGTGTTGAGTTATATATCTAGAAAGCTTATGCATAGTCAAGTTAGGGAAAAGTTAATAAAAGCTCAAAACTATAATGATATAGTGCAAGCTTTTAAATAA
- a CDS encoding DeoR/GlpR family DNA-binding transcription regulator translates to MFAEERRMKIAEIINRGDSVKVSQLAKRFNVSESTIRRDLNELEKHGLILRTHGGAVSTISKLEATFVEKQDKCAEEKERIGKIAAEQIKDGDTVILDSGTTTLYISKFIKAKNIIVITNSIALTYELSNRDDIQLINTGGIIRSNTKAQVGSITEKVIKQFRVDKVFLGANGISLEFGVTTPTLQEAGVKQAMIDVADKVYLLVDESKFGKVYFSWICDIKDIDYIITNKKRNEEEMEYFRNLGVNLLY, encoded by the coding sequence ATGTTTGCAGAAGAACGTAGAATGAAGATTGCAGAAATTATTAATAGAGGGGATAGCGTTAAGGTATCTCAATTAGCTAAAAGGTTTAATGTATCAGAATCAACCATTAGGAGAGATTTAAATGAATTGGAGAAGCATGGGCTTATTCTTAGAACACATGGGGGAGCTGTATCTACAATCAGCAAATTGGAAGCTACTTTTGTAGAAAAGCAAGATAAATGTGCAGAGGAAAAAGAAAGAATAGGAAAAATTGCAGCAGAACAGATAAAAGATGGAGATACTGTAATTTTGGATTCTGGAACTACTACCTTATACATATCCAAGTTTATTAAAGCTAAAAATATAATTGTCATAACAAACTCCATAGCATTAACTTATGAATTGTCCAACAGAGATGATATTCAACTAATAAATACCGGGGGAATTATACGGAGTAATACAAAAGCTCAAGTAGGTTCTATTACTGAGAAGGTTATTAAGCAATTCAGGGTAGATAAAGTATTTTTGGGGGCAAATGGTATATCTTTAGAATTTGGAGTAACTACACCTACACTACAGGAAGCTGGGGTAAAACAAGCTATGATTGATGTGGCAGATAAGGTTTATCTATTAGTTGATGAATCAAAATTTGGTAAGGTATATTTTTCATGGATATGTGATATTAAAGACATTGATTATATAATAACCAACAAAAAAAGAAATGAAGAGGAAATGGAATATTTCCGGAATCTAGGGGTTAATTTATTGTATTAA
- a CDS encoding cobalamin-binding protein, protein MLAVDGDIFAFIKPSLDAHTLGINSAAELLRECGYTVLIAGEDIAEAMNNIKYEVNQEKVLDWINKNNVTRIGLSYRLDQDEAVNMVGYFMNALKSKEMLSYQEGQIKTIFFAGLPKTCEIIEREYKGFIKTFIGGETVKESLAKMGVPEARIPRDIIEGSLYDDLRMEFGKDIINSQSYQGFKPVNRATYDEYGTSKDTVVKRLNSNISKPFIPLMRAHVGPYSSSKDRMESVKEFISWAKYLAKTEYLDILSIGTSQLSQSNFGEDWGDKPNGGGVPINSLEEYRMIWEASRPLLLRTYAGTKNIPQLARIYEETINICWHALSLWWFNKLDGRGPYDLYTNLQQHVETLEFIAETNKPFEPNIPHHFAFRGADDVTYIVSAYLAAKLAKKIGVKTLILQNMLNTPRYTWGIQDLAKSRAMLTLVKSLEDSNFRVILQPRAGLDYFKPNLDEAKMQLAAVTALMDDIEPLDETSPPIIHVVSYSEASHLATPDVINESIKITQYSLQKYRELRSKGKIEDMSKNRDVEERMLELLDSAKTIISGIESHVENPYSAEGFYKIFAAGFLPVPYLWGELDEFKYAKSWKTKPIKGSVKIVDENNKIVKAEKVVNYARNNLKEVEYILNQKMKIN, encoded by the coding sequence GTGTTAGCAGTAGATGGAGATATTTTTGCTTTTATAAAACCATCCCTAGATGCTCATACCCTAGGTATTAATTCAGCTGCTGAACTATTGCGTGAATGTGGGTATACAGTACTTATTGCAGGTGAAGATATTGCGGAGGCAATGAACAATATAAAATATGAGGTCAATCAAGAAAAGGTGCTCGATTGGATTAATAAAAACAATGTAACACGGATAGGCTTAAGTTATAGGCTAGATCAAGATGAAGCAGTGAATATGGTAGGCTATTTTATGAATGCCCTCAAGAGTAAGGAGATGTTATCATATCAAGAAGGTCAGATTAAGACAATTTTTTTTGCAGGCTTACCAAAGACTTGTGAGATAATAGAGAGAGAATATAAAGGATTCATTAAAACCTTTATTGGTGGAGAAACGGTTAAAGAATCTTTAGCTAAAATGGGAGTTCCTGAGGCAAGAATTCCAAGAGACATTATTGAAGGAAGTTTATATGACGATCTTAGAATGGAATTCGGCAAAGATATAATAAACTCACAATCTTATCAAGGGTTTAAGCCTGTTAATCGCGCTACATATGACGAATATGGAACTTCAAAGGATACCGTAGTAAAAAGGCTAAACTCTAATATTAGTAAACCTTTTATTCCTCTAATGCGTGCTCATGTTGGCCCATATTCTTCCTCAAAAGATAGGATGGAATCAGTTAAGGAGTTCATATCTTGGGCGAAATACTTAGCTAAAACTGAATACTTAGATATTCTATCCATTGGTACTTCCCAACTTTCCCAGTCCAATTTTGGTGAAGACTGGGGAGATAAGCCGAATGGAGGAGGTGTTCCCATCAATTCACTTGAAGAGTATAGAATGATCTGGGAGGCATCTCGACCTTTATTATTGAGAACTTATGCAGGAACTAAAAATATCCCCCAATTGGCTAGAATATATGAGGAAACCATAAATATATGTTGGCACGCCTTATCTTTGTGGTGGTTTAATAAATTAGATGGAAGGGGGCCTTATGATTTATATACCAATTTACAACAACATGTTGAAACTTTAGAATTTATAGCTGAAACTAATAAACCTTTTGAGCCAAATATACCTCACCACTTTGCGTTCAGAGGAGCAGATGATGTAACTTACATTGTATCTGCCTATTTAGCTGCGAAACTTGCTAAGAAAATAGGAGTTAAAACTTTGATATTACAGAATATGCTAAATACTCCAAGGTACACTTGGGGAATTCAGGATTTGGCTAAGTCAAGAGCTATGCTGACTTTAGTTAAAAGTTTAGAAGATTCAAATTTCAGAGTGATATTACAACCAAGAGCGGGTTTAGACTATTTTAAACCGAATTTAGATGAAGCTAAGATGCAATTAGCTGCAGTAACTGCCTTAATGGATGATATAGAACCTTTGGATGAAACAAGTCCGCCAATTATCCATGTAGTTAGTTATTCTGAAGCTTCTCATTTGGCAACTCCAGATGTTATCAATGAAAGTATAAAAATTACTCAATATTCATTACAAAAATATAGAGAGTTAAGAAGCAAAGGGAAAATAGAGGATATGAGCAAAAATAGGGATGTTGAAGAACGAATGTTAGAGCTGTTAGATTCTGCTAAAACTATTATATCTGGAATTGAAAGCCATGTAGAAAACCCATATTCAGCAGAGGGATTCTATAAGATTTTTGCTGCTGGATTTTTACCTGTTCCATATTTGTGGGGAGAATTAGATGAGTTTAAATATGCAAAATCTTGGAAGACAAAACCTATTAAGGGTAGCGTGAAGATTGTAGATGAAAATAATAAGATTGTAAAAGCGGAAAAAGTAGTGAATTATGCAAGGAACAATTTAAAAGAGGTGGAATACATTTTAAATCAAAAAATGAAAATTAATTAG
- the csm4 gene encoding type III-A CRISPR-associated RAMP protein Csm4, with translation MRIYKINIIPYGFMTAFPDSQTIFGVICWAIRELYGEEELEQLLDNFKEHESRFIVSSSFMDGPFKASIMNWAKLDEIIEIGNRVGVKGSQLAVRSKSLKKIEYFSEALFRDYLKGEIGRLDLVEGIISQNDKYELNRNILHYRGEEIPSIDYYEENVRRNFINRLSGTTDEGQLFYYKRIYITPNSKLYFLMKTENINYFLPVFKYMSDTGIGGDKSVGANSFKVSFESEFKYEKYMEENILLSKYIPYYEEVHWDKSFYSIIMEQCMVESRHEFHGEDIVKIQVGYIGEGSKLVLKQYKDMYARLPIVKEIGDKKIRHNGLAFFL, from the coding sequence GTGCGCATATATAAAATTAACATTATCCCCTATGGATTCATGACTGCTTTTCCTGATTCCCAAACTATATTTGGAGTCATTTGTTGGGCTATCAGAGAGCTATATGGAGAAGAAGAGTTGGAACAGCTTTTAGATAACTTTAAGGAACATGAAAGCAGATTTATAGTTTCTTCATCTTTTATGGATGGGCCTTTTAAAGCATCAATAATGAACTGGGCTAAATTAGACGAGATTATTGAAATAGGGAATAGAGTAGGAGTAAAAGGTAGTCAATTAGCTGTGAGAAGCAAATCCTTGAAAAAGATAGAATATTTTTCAGAAGCCCTATTCAGAGATTATTTAAAAGGTGAGATTGGTAGACTAGACTTAGTAGAAGGGATAATTTCCCAAAATGATAAATATGAGCTTAATAGGAATATACTCCATTATAGAGGCGAAGAAATTCCATCTATAGATTATTATGAAGAAAATGTTAGGAGGAATTTTATAAACAGATTGAGTGGAACTACCGATGAAGGTCAATTATTCTATTATAAAAGAATCTATATTACTCCAAATAGCAAATTGTATTTTTTGATGAAAACTGAAAACATAAATTATTTTTTACCCGTCTTTAAGTATATGTCGGACACTGGAATTGGTGGAGACAAAAGTGTTGGTGCAAATAGCTTTAAAGTGTCTTTTGAAAGTGAGTTTAAATATGAAAAATACATGGAAGAAAACATACTTCTATCCAAATATATTCCTTACTACGAAGAAGTCCATTGGGATAAGAGCTTTTATTCCATCATCATGGAACAATGTATGGTTGAATCTAGACATGAATTTCATGGGGAAGATATAGTAAAGATTCAGGTTGGCTATATAGGGGAAGGATCAAAACTGGTATTAAAGCAGTATAAAGATATGTATGCTAGACTTCCTATAGTTAAGGAGATTGGGGATAAGAAAATAAGACATAATGGCTTAGCTTTTTTCTTATAA
- a CDS encoding transporter substrate-binding domain-containing protein — MKKKLSLLMIIVMLTSLLVACGGNHANVENDNSKPESYTLEGIKKKGKLIMGTSADYPPFEFHKMINGEDEIVGFDIEIGKYIANELGVELEIKDMDFDKLLGGLSAGMLDIVIAAMNPDPERAKEANFSDIYYESTHSVLIRKDDKSNIVSMEDLNGKSIGVQIGTTQEKIAETEIKDANVISLNTNPDIVMNLKTNKIDCAIMETTVAKAFAKSNDDLMLVEGLVIDSGSEGIAVAIKKGNDELTEKINEILAKAKAEGLMEQWVIEANELNDLE; from the coding sequence ATGAAGAAGAAATTAAGTTTATTAATGATAATTGTAATGCTAACAAGTTTACTAGTAGCGTGTGGTGGGAATCATGCGAATGTGGAAAATGATAACTCTAAGCCTGAAAGCTATACCTTAGAAGGGATTAAAAAGAAGGGGAAATTAATAATGGGAACTAGTGCTGATTATCCACCTTTTGAATTTCATAAGATGATAAATGGAGAAGATGAAATTGTTGGATTTGATATAGAAATAGGGAAATATATTGCTAATGAATTAGGTGTAGAATTGGAGATAAAAGATATGGATTTTGACAAGCTATTAGGAGGATTGTCTGCTGGCATGTTAGATATAGTAATTGCTGCTATGAATCCAGATCCTGAAAGGGCAAAGGAAGCTAACTTTTCCGATATTTACTATGAATCAACCCATTCCGTATTAATAAGGAAGGATGATAAATCCAATATAGTTTCTATGGAGGATTTAAATGGAAAAAGCATAGGTGTTCAAATTGGTACAACTCAGGAAAAGATTGCTGAAACGGAAATAAAGGATGCAAATGTAATAAGCTTAAATACAAATCCTGATATAGTAATGAACTTAAAGACTAATAAAATAGATTGTGCAATTATGGAAACTACTGTTGCTAAAGCCTTTGCTAAATCTAATGATGATCTAATGTTGGTTGAAGGATTAGTTATTGACAGTGGTTCAGAAGGGATAGCCGTAGCAATAAAGAAGGGAAATGATGAATTAACTGAGAAAATAAATGAAATATTGGCAAAGGCAAAGGCTGAAGGGTTAATGGAACAGTGGGTAATTGAAGCAAATGAATTAAACGATCTAGAATAG
- the pfkB gene encoding 1-phosphofructokinase, with protein sequence MIYTVTLNPAIDKTVVIDEYQRGKVNRSINTRKDVGGKGINVSKVLKVLGIDSVCTGILGNENSNFFLNYLESLNIKSDFYLVSGENRTNIKIVEKKHRTVTDINDKGFIVTHEELKKFIDYFLSLVDERDLVVLSGSLPEGIKDSIYGDLINLLKGKSVKVILDADNNSLIEGVEAIPYAIKPNVYELKGLVDIDEKNIGSIVKAGRDLINKGIEKVLISSGREGAVYVTAKNIYFSEGLEVPIESTVGAGDAMVAGMAYGIENGLSDYEVFKLAIACGTAKVMTAGTEIPDIERIKEITSKIIVKPL encoded by the coding sequence ATGATTTATACTGTAACATTGAATCCAGCTATAGATAAGACAGTAGTAATAGATGAGTATCAGAGAGGCAAGGTAAATAGAAGCATAAATACAAGAAAAGACGTAGGCGGAAAAGGTATTAATGTATCTAAAGTATTGAAGGTACTTGGCATAGATAGTGTGTGCACAGGTATATTGGGAAATGAGAATTCTAACTTTTTTCTAAATTATTTAGAGAGCTTAAATATTAAATCAGACTTTTATCTTGTATCAGGAGAAAATAGGACTAATATAAAGATAGTTGAAAAAAAACATAGAACTGTTACAGATATTAATGATAAGGGTTTCATTGTTACTCATGAAGAATTGAAGAAATTTATTGACTATTTTCTATCGCTGGTAGACGAGAGGGATTTAGTAGTTTTATCTGGTAGTTTACCTGAAGGTATTAAAGATAGTATATATGGAGATTTAATCAATTTATTAAAAGGAAAATCTGTAAAGGTGATTTTAGATGCAGATAATAATTCTTTAATTGAAGGTGTAGAAGCTATTCCATATGCTATAAAACCAAATGTTTATGAGCTAAAAGGATTAGTGGATATAGATGAAAAAAATATAGGTTCTATAGTAAAAGCTGGTAGGGATTTGATAAACAAGGGAATAGAAAAAGTACTTATTTCTTCAGGCAGAGAGGGGGCAGTATATGTAACTGCTAAAAATATATATTTTTCTGAAGGGCTTGAAGTACCCATAGAAAGTACTGTTGGAGCAGGAGATGCCATGGTAGCTGGAATGGCTTATGGGATAGAGAATGGTTTATCAGACTATGAAGTGTTTAAATTAGCAATAGCTTGTGGTACAGCTAAGGTTATGACAGCAGGTACAGAAATACCAGATATTGAGAGGATTAAAGAAATAACAAGTAAAATAATTGTAAAACCTTTATGA
- the csm3 gene encoding type III-A CRISPR-associated RAMP protein Csm3 encodes MGGMDNPVVKNPITGEPYISGSSLKGKMRSLLEWQEAPEVLIESGGQVLNDPKYDVCKLFGVSPGSIPNAKNDKKQKNILVSRAIVRDAYLTEESKQMLQLQLGENIFTEIKAENNIDWLTSKATPRFFERVPKGAEFEGEIVLTQYVEENEKLLALIIEGMRLLQDSYLGGMGSRGAVKIEFKNVRIYVRDRDYYLGEKDEEIIEKTI; translated from the coding sequence ATAGGAGGCATGGATAATCCAGTCGTTAAAAATCCTATAACAGGAGAGCCTTATATATCAGGTTCATCTTTGAAAGGGAAGATGAGAAGCTTATTAGAATGGCAAGAAGCTCCTGAAGTACTTATTGAAAGTGGTGGACAAGTTTTGAATGATCCTAAATACGATGTATGCAAATTATTTGGAGTTTCACCAGGTAGTATACCAAATGCTAAAAACGATAAGAAGCAAAAGAATATTTTAGTATCTCGTGCCATAGTTAGAGATGCCTATCTTACTGAGGAAAGCAAACAGATGCTACAATTACAGCTAGGGGAAAATATTTTTACTGAAATAAAGGCAGAAAATAATATAGATTGGTTAACTTCTAAAGCAACACCTAGGTTCTTTGAAAGAGTTCCAAAGGGAGCAGAATTTGAAGGAGAAATTGTATTAACCCAGTATGTAGAAGAGAACGAAAAACTATTAGCCCTTATCATTGAAGGGATGAGGCTATTACAAGATAGTTATCTGGGGGGGATGGGTTCTAGAGGTGCTGTCAAAATAGAATTCAAAAATGTAAGAATTTACGTTAGGGATAGGGATTACTATCTAGGAGAAAAAGATGAAGAAATAATTGAGAAAACAATATAA
- a CDS encoding amino acid ABC transporter ATP-binding protein: MIKIVNLNKYFKDKHVLKNINLEIEEGEVVGLIGPSGSGKSTLIRCINYLEEPTSGEIYINGENIANSGKNIDKIRQKIGMVFQHFHLFPHKTVLENIILAPVLTKKLTKEEAEEKALKLLETMDLFDKKDVYPNSLSGGQKQRIAIARSLAMDPEIMLFDEVTSALDPEMVGEVLNVMKDLAKTGMTMIVVTHEMAFAKQVADKVIFMADGEIVEENDALELFENPQNPRTREFLSKVLEY; this comes from the coding sequence ATGATTAAAATAGTAAACTTGAATAAGTATTTTAAAGACAAACATGTATTGAAAAATATAAATTTAGAAATAGAGGAAGGGGAAGTAGTGGGTTTAATTGGGCCTTCTGGTTCTGGTAAGAGTACTCTAATAAGATGCATTAATTATTTAGAAGAACCAACATCGGGAGAAATATATATAAATGGCGAGAATATTGCCAACTCTGGCAAGAATATAGACAAGATAAGACAGAAAATAGGTATGGTTTTTCAGCATTTCCACTTGTTTCCTCATAAGACGGTTTTAGAAAATATTATATTAGCTCCAGTTTTGACTAAAAAATTAACTAAAGAGGAAGCGGAAGAAAAGGCTTTAAAACTACTTGAAACTATGGATTTGTTTGATAAAAAAGATGTCTACCCAAATTCTCTGTCAGGGGGACAGAAGCAAAGAATAGCTATTGCTAGGTCCCTTGCTATGGACCCAGAAATCATGCTCTTTGATGAAGTAACATCAGCTCTAGACCCTGAAATGGTAGGAGAAGTGTTAAATGTTATGAAGGATTTAGCAAAAACGGGTATGACTATGATTGTAGTAACCCATGAAATGGCATTTGCAAAACAAGTAGCAGATAAGGTAATATTTATGGCTGATGGGGAAATAGTGGAAGAAAACGATGCACTAGAATTATTTGAAAATCCACAGAATCCTAGGACCAGAGAATTTTTATCTAAAGTATTGGAATATTGA
- a CDS encoding zinc-binding metallopeptidase family protein — protein sequence MNKGSVIRYIDDISYDITGICLEIWNNPEVSGMEKASANRYKKILKSNGFEIKEIPDMEHAFIGEFGKGPPVIAVLAEYDALPGLSQKLDTKYNPVEEKGPGHGCGHNLLGAAALGAALAVKRYSSS from the coding sequence ATGAATAAAGGAAGTGTAATTAGGTATATAGATGACATTAGTTATGATATAACAGGAATATGTTTAGAAATTTGGAACAACCCTGAAGTTTCTGGAATGGAAAAAGCTTCAGCCAATCGATATAAAAAAATATTGAAATCTAACGGATTCGAAATAAAAGAAATACCTGATATGGAACATGCTTTTATAGGAGAGTTTGGAAAGGGCCCACCAGTTATTGCAGTATTAGCAGAATACGATGCGCTACCTGGATTGTCTCAAAAATTGGATACCAAATATAATCCGGTAGAAGAAAAAGGTCCTGGTCATGGTTGTGGACACAATTTATTAGGAGCTGCAGCATTAGGCGCTGCTCTAGCAGTTAAAAGGTATTCTAGCAGTTAA
- a CDS encoding PTS fructose transporter subunit IIC, translating into MKLLAVTSCPTGIAHTYMAAEALQMAAKEAGVEIKVETHGSIGVENEITEEEIRNAHAIIIAADTKIDKTKYEGLPIVEATVQDAIKDAKTLIEKAIRLEKEKEDIERSSIIHEGRTQSKKGPYQHLMTGVSYMIPFVVAGGILIALSFAFGIHASENEGSLAWALNTVGGGAAFALMIPILSGFIAYSIADRPGIVPGMIGGMLSSQIGAGFLGGIVSGFLAGYIIVLLKKWIKLPKTMEGLMPVLVLPLLSSLMVGLLMIYVIGTPVAAMNEGLTNWLDNLQEGSAIILGLVLGFMMAFDMGGPINKAAYTFGVGTIAAGQSSSVMAAVMAAGMTPAIGIGIATILYKKKFTSEEIEAGKASLILGISFITEGAIPFAAADPIRVIPSLMVGSGVAGALTMLFKVKLAVPHGGIFVLPIPNAVEGVLLYALSILIGSLITAIMVGNLKKPIE; encoded by the coding sequence ATGAAACTATTAGCTGTAACTTCTTGTCCTACAGGGATAGCTCATACCTACATGGCTGCAGAGGCTTTACAAATGGCTGCCAAAGAGGCAGGTGTTGAAATCAAGGTAGAAACTCATGGTTCCATTGGTGTAGAAAATGAAATAACAGAAGAAGAAATTAGAAATGCACATGCGATTATAATTGCTGCAGATACTAAAATTGACAAGACAAAATATGAAGGATTACCTATTGTAGAAGCTACAGTTCAGGATGCAATTAAGGATGCTAAAACCTTAATTGAGAAGGCTATAAGATTGGAAAAGGAAAAAGAAGATATTGAAAGGTCTTCTATCATTCACGAAGGAAGAACACAGAGTAAAAAGGGACCTTATCAACATTTAATGACAGGAGTATCTTATATGATACCTTTTGTTGTAGCAGGCGGTATTTTAATAGCCTTATCTTTCGCTTTTGGAATACATGCAAGTGAAAATGAAGGGTCTTTGGCGTGGGCATTAAACACCGTAGGTGGAGGAGCAGCTTTTGCACTTATGATCCCAATATTATCTGGATTCATAGCTTATTCAATAGCTGATAGACCTGGGATAGTACCAGGAATGATAGGAGGAATGCTATCAAGCCAAATAGGTGCAGGTTTTCTTGGCGGAATTGTATCAGGATTTTTAGCTGGATATATTATAGTTTTACTAAAAAAATGGATAAAGTTACCTAAAACTATGGAAGGGCTTATGCCTGTACTAGTTTTACCTTTGTTATCATCATTAATGGTAGGTCTGTTGATGATATATGTAATTGGAACTCCAGTTGCTGCAATGAATGAAGGATTAACAAACTGGTTAGACAATCTTCAAGAAGGTAGTGCAATTATACTTGGACTTGTTCTTGGTTTTATGATGGCATTTGATATGGGAGGTCCTATTAATAAAGCTGCGTATACTTTTGGAGTAGGGACTATTGCAGCTGGGCAATCGTCTTCCGTTATGGCTGCAGTAATGGCTGCGGGGATGACACCTGCTATAGGTATTGGGATTGCAACTATATTGTATAAAAAGAAGTTTACCAGTGAAGAAATAGAAGCTGGAAAAGCTTCGTTGATATTAGGAATTTCTTTTATAACTGAAGGTGCTATCCCCTTTGCGGCTGCAGATCCTATAAGAGTAATACCTTCATTAATGGTGGGTTCTGGGGTAGCAGGGGCTTTGACTATGCTTTTTAAGGTTAAGCTTGCTGTACCCCATGGGGGAATCTTTGTACTTCCAATACCAAATGCTGTTGAAGGAGTGTTATTGTATGCTCTAAGCATATTAATAGGGTCTTTAATTACAGCAATTATGGTAGGAAATTTGAAAAAGCCAATTGAGTAA